One genomic window of Quercus robur chromosome 6, dhQueRobu3.1, whole genome shotgun sequence includes the following:
- the LOC126688812 gene encoding pentatricopeptide repeat-containing protein At3g06430, chloroplastic produces the protein MPLLKPTNPPLSSGKNHRDSRQSVMASISLSFSSSLINNTSFPSTNLRPHHPKPSTFIHCAFAPPPPKTTTTTSSSSSSVAKKKHWKQGEFPGFSETSIYGTSKRKTPLKNVKKKLDRKNNAKAWANTVTETLSELIQKKQWLQALQVFEMLREQPFYQPKEGTYMKLLVLLGKSGEPHRARQLFDEMVEEGLEPTSELYTALLAAYCRKNQIEEAFSILNQMKTLPHCQPDVFTYSTLIKPCVDACQFELVESLYEEMAERLITPNTVTQNIVLNGYGKAGKFDQMEKVLSGMLESRTCKPDVWTMNTILSVFGNKGQLDMMEKWYEKFRNFGIEPETRTFNILIGAYGKKRMYDKMSSVMEYMRKLQFPWTTSTYNNVIEAFADAGDAKHMEYTFDQMRAEGMKADTKTFCCLINGYANAGLFNKVISSAQLAGKFEIPENASFYNAVISACAKANDLMEMERVFTRMKDKQCQPNSTTYSIMVEAYRKEGMNDKIYDLELEMMADVHRSDDAVEIDSMVDID, from the exons ATGCCCCTcctaaaacccacaaacccaccacTTTCATCAGGGAAAAATCACAGAGACAGTAGACAGTCAGTCATGgcttcaatctctctctcattctcatcTTCACTCATCAACAACACCTCTTTCCCCTCCACCAACCTCAGACCCCATCACCCAAAACCATCTACCTTCATCCACTGTGCATTTGCACCACCTCCacccaaaaccaccaccaccacttcatcttcatcatcttcaGTGGCCAAAAAGAAGCACTGGAAGCAAGGTGAGTTCCCTGGGTTTTCAGAAACCTCAATATATGGTACTTCAAAGAGGAAGACACCTCTCAAGAATGTGAAGAAGAAATTGGACCGCAAGAACAACGCCAAGGCCTGGGCTAACACTGTCACTGAAACCTTGTCTGAACTTATCCAAAAGAAACAATGGCTCCAAGCCCTTCAG GTTTTTGAGATGCTCAGAGAACAACCCTTTTATCAACCTAAAGAAGGGACTTACATGAAGCTCCTTGTTTTGCTTGGAAAATCTGGCGAACCCCATCGTGCAAGACAACTTTTTGACGAAATGGTTGAAGAAGGATTGGAACCTACTTCTGAACTTTACACAGCTTTACTTGCGGCGTATTGTcggaaaaatcaaattgaagAGGCATTCTCAATTCTTAATCAAATGAAGACCCTCCCCCATTGTCAACCTGATGTTTTTACTTACAGTACCTTGATAAAACCTTGTGTGGATGCTTGTCAATTTGAACTAGTTGAGTCCTTGTATGAAGAAATGGCTGAAAGGTTAATAACTCCAAACACAGTCACACAGAACATTGTGTTAAATGGTTATGGTAAGGCGGGGAAATTTGACCAAATGGAAAAGGTGCTATCAGGGATGCTGGAGAGCAGAACATGTAAACCTGATGTCTGGACAATGAACACTATCCTTAGTGTGTTTGGTAACAAGGGTCAGCTTGATATGATGGAGAAATGGTATGAGAAATTTCGCAATTTTGGGATTGAGCCTGAAACACGCACTTTTAATATCCTGATTGGTGCTTATGGGAAAAAACGAATGTATGACAAAATGTCATCTGTGATGGAATACATGAGGAAGCTTCAATTTCCATGGACAACATCTACTTACAACAATGTGATCGAGGCTTTTGCAGATGCTGGGGATGCAAAGCACATGGAGTACACATTTGATCAGATGCGTGCTGAGGGTATGAAAGCAGACACCAAGACTTTCTGCTGTCTTATTAATGGATATGCCAATGCAGGTCTCTTCAATAAGGTGATTAGCAGTGCACAGTTAGCTGGGAAGTTTGAGATACCTGAGAATGCCTCTTTTTATAATGCGGTTATATCAGCTTGTGCAAAGGCAAATGATTTGATGGAAATGGAGAGAGTTTTTACGCGGATGAAAGATAAGCAATGTCAACCAAATTCCACAACGTACTCTATCATGGTCGAGGCATATAGAAAGGAAGGTATGAATGACAAGATCTATGATTTGGAGCTGGAGATGATGGCAGATGTTCATAGAAGTGATGATGCCGTTGAAATTGACTCTATGGTTGACATCGATTGA